One region of Chitinophaga varians genomic DNA includes:
- a CDS encoding glycoside hydrolase family 2 TIM barrel-domain containing protein, whose translation MKRTGFWWMLWCLLSGGYFCQAQQSTRLTRHWEYLRGDLGGIWEAVRPVADGSPESVPLWQPVTLPHCFNATDAVSPEENYYEGPGWYRSLLDIKNPYADGRTLLHFEGAGQKTAVYVYTTKVGSHTGGYDEWTVDITDAVKQFLQSPEAKRFKGKVPVSIRCDNTRDLEMIPSDMSDFNVYGGLYRYLNIVYTPALSFETLHIQAVTDATGSNGTLTISAAFRNPGHISRGTLELRISDPQHKVVKEIRQDIDISSGEQQLAGISLKKPVLWSPDQPRLYTVEARLTSAAGTAEWKDHTGFRHFEFVKQGPFLLNGKRLLLQGTHRHEDHAGVAAAMTEDMIRKEMLLIKNMGANFIRLGHYQQSRIVLQLCDSLGILVWEEIPWCRGGLGGDTYKEQARRMLTNMISQHRNHPAVILWGLGNENDWPGDFPEFDKEKIRAFMSELNTMAHQQDSTRKTTIRRCDFCKDIVDVYSPSIWAGWYRGRYTEYKSESLKEIARVPHFFHAEWGADSHQGRFAEDPEQFIKQIATGKGADERTGDFALTGGNARASKDGDWSESYAVNLVDWHLKEQETMPQLTGTAYWVFKDFSTPLRPENPVPYVNQKGIVARDLTPKEIYYVFQSYWTKAPMAHIYGHGWPVRWGREGEAKEIRVYSNCTEAELFVNGKSAGIKKRNSQDFPAAGLRWQVPLQTGANQIKVVARQGKESVTDELSWQYQTAAWSKPVKLVLEEDKSFTGDHLRKVRVKAVDEKGVLCLDAANEITFSLAGDGQLIIDQGTASGSRKVQLANGQGCIFLRTDKPAGTAVIAVAAKDMTSGFTTITY comes from the coding sequence ATGAAAAGAACAGGATTTTGGTGGATGTTATGGTGCCTGTTGTCAGGCGGTTACTTTTGTCAGGCACAACAATCAACCCGCCTTACCCGGCACTGGGAATATCTCCGGGGAGACCTCGGCGGCATCTGGGAAGCCGTAAGGCCCGTCGCAGACGGCAGCCCCGAATCAGTGCCCCTGTGGCAACCGGTAACCCTGCCACACTGCTTCAACGCTACAGACGCCGTAAGCCCGGAAGAAAACTACTACGAAGGCCCCGGTTGGTACCGCTCCCTGCTGGATATTAAAAATCCCTACGCCGACGGGCGTACGCTGCTGCATTTTGAAGGCGCAGGACAAAAAACAGCGGTATACGTATATACCACCAAAGTAGGCTCCCATACCGGCGGCTACGATGAATGGACTGTTGACATCACCGATGCGGTGAAGCAGTTCCTGCAATCGCCGGAAGCCAAACGCTTTAAAGGAAAGGTACCGGTGTCCATACGTTGCGACAACACCCGCGACCTCGAAATGATCCCTTCGGACATGTCAGACTTTAATGTATACGGCGGATTGTACCGGTACCTCAATATCGTATATACGCCGGCGTTATCATTCGAAACACTGCATATACAAGCCGTTACAGACGCCACCGGCAGCAACGGTACCCTCACCATCAGCGCGGCATTCCGTAATCCCGGCCACATCAGCCGCGGCACACTGGAACTGCGGATATCCGACCCGCAACATAAGGTGGTAAAAGAAATCCGTCAGGACATCGATATATCTTCCGGTGAACAACAACTGGCAGGCATCTCCCTGAAAAAGCCGGTGTTATGGTCACCCGACCAGCCCCGCCTGTATACGGTGGAAGCCCGCCTCACCTCCGCCGCCGGTACCGCCGAATGGAAAGACCATACCGGCTTCCGGCACTTTGAATTTGTGAAACAGGGGCCTTTCCTGCTCAACGGCAAACGGCTGCTGTTGCAAGGCACACACCGCCATGAAGACCACGCCGGCGTGGCCGCCGCCATGACGGAAGACATGATCCGGAAAGAAATGCTCCTCATTAAAAACATGGGCGCCAACTTCATCCGCCTGGGGCACTATCAGCAGTCCCGTATTGTATTGCAACTGTGCGACAGCCTCGGTATCCTTGTATGGGAAGAAATTCCCTGGTGCAGAGGCGGCCTCGGTGGTGATACATACAAGGAACAGGCACGCAGGATGCTGACCAACATGATCAGCCAGCACCGTAACCATCCTGCCGTCATCCTCTGGGGGCTGGGCAACGAAAACGACTGGCCCGGAGATTTCCCGGAATTCGATAAAGAGAAAATCCGCGCATTCATGTCGGAACTTAATACCATGGCGCATCAGCAGGACAGTACCCGCAAAACCACCATTCGCCGCTGTGATTTCTGTAAAGATATCGTGGACGTATACTCGCCCTCCATTTGGGCCGGCTGGTACCGCGGGCGCTATACGGAATACAAGTCCGAAAGCCTGAAAGAGATCGCCCGGGTGCCGCATTTCTTCCATGCTGAATGGGGCGCCGACAGTCATCAGGGACGCTTTGCGGAAGATCCGGAACAGTTCATCAAACAAATAGCTACCGGCAAAGGCGCTGATGAACGCACTGGTGATTTTGCGCTTACCGGCGGCAATGCAAGGGCCTCCAAAGATGGCGACTGGTCTGAGTCTTACGCGGTGAACCTGGTAGACTGGCACCTGAAGGAACAGGAAACCATGCCTCAGCTGACCGGCACGGCCTACTGGGTGTTTAAAGATTTTTCCACACCGTTGCGGCCGGAAAACCCGGTGCCTTATGTTAATCAGAAAGGCATTGTGGCCCGCGACCTCACGCCGAAAGAAATATACTACGTGTTCCAGTCGTACTGGACCAAAGCGCCTATGGCGCACATTTACGGTCACGGCTGGCCCGTACGCTGGGGCAGGGAAGGAGAAGCCAAAGAAATACGGGTGTATTCCAACTGCACGGAAGCAGAGCTGTTTGTAAACGGTAAAAGCGCCGGCATCAAAAAACGCAACAGCCAGGACTTTCCCGCAGCAGGCCTGCGTTGGCAGGTGCCATTGCAGACCGGCGCCAACCAGATAAAAGTGGTGGCCCGCCAGGGAAAAGAAAGCGTTACGGATGAACTCAGCTGGCAATACCAGACCGCCGCCTGGTCTAAACCTGTAAAACTGGTACTGGAAGAAGATAAATCCTTTACCGGCGATCATCTTCGTAAGGTGCGTGTAAAAGCTGTAGATGAAAAAGGTGTGCTTTGCCTCGACGCAGCCAACGAAATCACCTTCTCACTGGCAGGCGATGGCCAGCTGATCATCGATCAGGGCACTGCCAGCGGCTCCCGCAAAGTGCAGCTGGCTAACGGTCAGGGCTGTATTTTCCTGCGTACAGACAAGCCTGCCGGCACCGCTGTAATAGCCGTTGCTGCTAAAGACATGACCTCCGGCTTCACTACCATTACCTATTAA